One Pleurocapsa sp. PCC 7327 DNA segment encodes these proteins:
- the cobA gene encoding uroporphyrinogen-III C-methyltransferase → MGDRRGKVYLVGAGLGRIDYLTLRAQQLLSRAEVLIYDALVDPQLLQLVPNDCLKLDVGKRGELSSTPQKEINQLLVDYCLQGKQVIRLKSGDPLIFGRANPEMEALQVAGCNFELVPGISSALGAPLLAGIALTDKDFSRCFVTLSAHEPELLDWEAISRIDTLVILMGGRSLGEIVQKLQENGRSPGEPIAIIRNGGRREQQVWIGTLADIVDRIAGMSLSPAVIVIGKVINLRKMTDSPSLPLAGKTVLVTRSAEQSNNFTHLLQAQGATVIEMPALEIRPPSSWEALDSAIARLCEFDWLILTSANGVEYFFKRLETTGLDARALAGIKIAVVGKKTSAILKQYGVKPDFIPPNFVADSLVENFPDAIANKKILFPRVEMGGREVLVKELTAQGAEVVEVAAYQSVCPDEIAPQAWEALQQKSVDIITFASSKTVRHFCQLIEKALGANSTVTLQELLKDICIASIGPQTSKDCYELLGRVDVEAKEFTLDGLTNAIAQWSQNVKN, encoded by the coding sequence ATGGGCGATCGCCGTGGCAAAGTTTATCTGGTCGGTGCAGGACTGGGAAGAATTGACTATCTTACCCTAAGAGCACAACAGTTGCTATCGCGTGCAGAAGTTTTAATTTATGATGCCTTAGTCGATCCCCAACTTCTGCAACTCGTCCCCAACGATTGTTTGAAACTGGATGTTGGTAAGCGGGGAGAATTGTCCAGTACGCCTCAAAAGGAAATTAATCAACTCTTAGTCGATTACTGTTTGCAAGGAAAACAGGTAATAAGACTTAAAAGCGGCGATCCCTTAATTTTTGGGCGCGCCAACCCCGAAATGGAAGCCCTACAAGTGGCAGGGTGCAACTTTGAACTCGTACCGGGAATTTCCTCTGCTTTAGGTGCACCGTTACTGGCAGGCATTGCTCTGACAGATAAAGATTTCAGCCGTTGTTTTGTCACCTTGAGTGCTCACGAACCCGAATTGCTTGACTGGGAAGCGATTTCTCGGATCGATACTCTAGTTATTTTAATGGGCGGACGCTCATTAGGAGAAATTGTCCAAAAACTACAAGAAAACGGGCGATCGCCTGGCGAACCCATTGCCATTATTCGTAATGGTGGTCGTCGAGAACAACAGGTTTGGATTGGCACCTTAGCCGATATAGTAGATCGCATTGCTGGCATGTCTCTCTCACCTGCTGTCATCGTTATCGGCAAAGTCATAAACCTGAGAAAAATGACTGATTCCCCATCCCTACCCCTGGCTGGAAAAACCGTCCTCGTCACCCGTTCGGCGGAACAATCGAACAATTTTACCCATCTGCTGCAAGCGCAAGGGGCAACCGTCATTGAAATGCCTGCCCTAGAAATTCGTCCCCCGTCGAGTTGGGAGGCACTAGATAGCGCGATCGCTCGCCTGTGTGAATTTGACTGGCTTATCCTCACTTCTGCCAACGGCGTAGAATATTTCTTTAAGCGTCTGGAAACTACAGGATTAGATGCCCGCGCTTTAGCAGGAATAAAAATAGCCGTCGTTGGCAAAAAGACCTCTGCAATTCTCAAGCAATACGGCGTAAAACCCGACTTTATTCCTCCCAATTTCGTGGCTGATTCTTTAGTTGAAAATTTTCCAGACGCGATCGCAAATAAAAAAATTCTTTTTCCTCGCGTGGAAATGGGTGGAAGAGAAGTTTTAGTCAAAGAATTAACCGCTCAAGGAGCCGAAGTCGTAGAAGTTGCAGCTTACCAGTCAGTATGTCCCGATGAAATCGCACCCCAAGCATGGGAAGCTTTGCAACAAAAAAGTGTAGATATTATTACCTTTGCTAGCTCCAAAACCGTACGACATTTTTGTCAATTAATAGAAAAAGCTTTGGGGGCTAATTCAACGGTAACTTTACAAGAATTACTAAAAGATATTTGTATTGCTTCTATCGGTCCTCAAACGTCTAAAGATTGCTATGAATTGTTGGGAAGAGTGGATGTAGAAGCAAAAGAATTTACTTTGGATGGATTAACTAATGCGATCGCGCAGTGGTCTCAAAATGTCAAGAACTAA
- a CDS encoding polysaccharide biosynthesis tyrosine autokinase, which yields MPLDELQKIVQKLKSDLDRAVRFVSEQERELASQRRRLASLEDKIDKATESEQLRLRLELVNEQEKKEMLEATLIGQRRNLQKREDIFNQHWQVLNRRQRTSETGEYLPARKYNLKPLIGQSEELPKTDDLDELEASAQKNSNLRAYLRTFWRKAGLIAGITGVTTFIALLISATESQVYTGNFYLLVEPISTAGKLTDPSTLTRTSGVPQEELFSLDYPTNLAFLQSPGMTSRIAEDVYKKELTGNFPAIWKDIRENLSVKRIGEGREATKIFEVTYKGANPQEVLTVLETAADTFLKYSAEDRQTNIKAGIEFIDKQLPDLQKRLENFKSQQQQLRQQHELIDPIAKSQELMAQISQIDEQLLANRSQLDSRRKLYTVLQRQLKLNPQEALASAALSQDPSRLALLSQLQEVESQIAAESSRFTSRSPQMQTLEEKRRNIQNLLTQKTKTILTQNAFSVKENSPVLAYQDPTRLKLIDQLVDTANQIQVLEVNTQSLATAKSTLEKQARQLPKIANQYSALERQIALTNEVLDKLLMQRETLKVEAAQDLPWQLISKPQIPLNADGQPIGESPGRLKVVAAGAMAGMLIGMILAVWLERRRDVFYSNNDIQDILSLPVVGDIPYDKRFSLGSDLVIALDKSAKKIKEAENDETAVDDTSFLAAFESLYAQLCFQHSGSSLNSIAVSSTEAEDGQSTVALYLAKTVARTGKRVLLVDANFINPQLHEWLNLPNYRGLSHLLAESIPSEKVIQSVPDTENLFVLTAGISHPDPSMRVWSSRMQNLMEELHSKYDLVIYDAPKFLDFTDTSFLAAQTDGILMVAGVGKTSQSLLKKAIARINGFNLTSLGVVANHLTSK from the coding sequence ATGCCCCTAGATGAATTGCAGAAAATCGTACAAAAGCTCAAATCCGATCTAGATAGAGCAGTACGATTTGTTAGCGAGCAGGAAAGAGAGCTGGCTTCGCAACGCCGAAGACTAGCTTCATTAGAAGATAAAATTGACAAGGCTACCGAATCCGAGCAGTTGCGCTTGCGCTTAGAGCTAGTCAACGAACAAGAGAAAAAAGAGATGTTGGAGGCGACGCTAATCGGTCAGCGCCGCAACCTGCAAAAACGAGAAGACATCTTCAACCAACACTGGCAGGTGCTTAACCGTCGGCAACGAACTTCTGAAACCGGCGAATACCTTCCTGCTCGTAAATATAATCTCAAACCCCTAATCGGTCAGAGCGAGGAACTACCAAAAACAGACGATCTAGATGAGTTAGAAGCCAGCGCCCAGAAAAACAGTAATTTACGCGCTTATCTGCGAACTTTTTGGCGTAAAGCAGGGTTGATCGCCGGAATTACTGGCGTGACAACCTTTATTGCTCTGCTCATTTCTGCGACCGAGTCCCAGGTCTACACGGGTAACTTTTATCTGCTGGTCGAACCCATCAGCACGGCCGGCAAATTAACCGATCCTTCAACCTTAACCCGCACATCAGGGGTTCCACAGGAAGAATTGTTTTCACTGGACTACCCTACCAATCTTGCCTTCTTACAAAGTCCAGGAATGACATCTAGGATTGCCGAGGATGTCTACAAAAAAGAACTCACGGGCAACTTTCCTGCTATCTGGAAAGACATACGAGAAAATCTATCCGTCAAGCGGATTGGAGAGGGAAGAGAAGCAACGAAAATTTTTGAAGTAACCTACAAAGGCGCCAATCCGCAAGAAGTTCTGACGGTTTTAGAAACCGCAGCCGACACTTTCCTAAAATACAGCGCTGAAGATAGACAAACTAACATCAAAGCGGGAATCGAATTTATTGACAAACAACTTCCCGATCTACAAAAACGACTTGAAAACTTTAAGAGTCAACAGCAACAACTTCGACAACAGCACGAGTTGATCGATCCGATTGCAAAAAGTCAAGAATTAATGGCTCAAATTAGTCAAATCGACGAACAACTCTTGGCTAATCGAAGCCAACTCGACTCGCGCCGGAAACTCTATACGGTTCTACAGAGACAACTAAAACTAAATCCTCAAGAAGCTCTAGCTTCGGCTGCTCTGAGTCAAGATCCGTCTCGTTTAGCTCTGTTGAGCCAACTTCAGGAAGTAGAAAGTCAGATTGCGGCAGAATCATCTCGTTTTACCTCTAGGAGTCCCCAGATGCAAACGCTGGAGGAAAAACGACGAAATATTCAAAACCTGCTTACTCAAAAAACCAAGACCATTCTGACTCAAAACGCTTTCTCAGTTAAAGAGAATTCTCCAGTCTTAGCCTATCAAGATCCGACGCGCTTGAAGCTGATCGATCAATTAGTCGATACGGCTAACCAAATTCAAGTGCTAGAAGTGAATACGCAGTCATTGGCAACGGCAAAGAGTACCCTAGAAAAACAAGCCAGACAACTGCCCAAGATTGCCAATCAATATAGCGCGTTGGAGCGGCAAATCGCCCTAACCAATGAGGTTCTTGACAAGCTCTTGATGCAGCGAGAAACCCTCAAAGTTGAAGCGGCTCAAGATTTGCCTTGGCAACTGATTTCCAAACCGCAAATTCCTCTTAATGCCGATGGACAGCCGATTGGCGAGTCTCCAGGTCGCCTGAAGGTGGTTGCTGCTGGTGCGATGGCAGGAATGTTGATAGGAATGATCCTGGCTGTCTGGTTAGAAAGACGGCGGGATGTTTTCTACTCCAATAACGATATTCAGGATATCCTGTCACTGCCCGTTGTCGGAGATATTCCTTACGACAAACGTTTTTCTCTGGGTTCCGATCTCGTTATCGCGTTAGATAAATCGGCAAAGAAGATAAAAGAAGCAGAAAACGACGAAACAGCGGTTGATGATACTTCCTTCCTAGCTGCTTTTGAATCGCTTTATGCCCAACTTTGTTTTCAGCATAGCGGTTCGTCATTGAACTCTATAGCCGTTTCCTCAACAGAAGCAGAAGATGGACAATCTACCGTGGCGCTATATCTAGCGAAAACAGTAGCAAGAACGGGCAAGCGAGTTCTTTTAGTAGACGCTAATTTCATTAATCCTCAGCTTCACGAGTGGCTCAACTTGCCTAACTATAGAGGTCTTAGCCATCTTTTGGCAGAATCCATCCCCTCGGAAAAAGTCATCCAAAGCGTTCCCGATACCGAGAATCTATTTGTCTTAACCGCAGGGATTTCTCACCCCGATCCTTCTATGCGAGTTTGGTCTTCTCGGATGCAGAATCTGATGGAAGAACTACACTCAAAATACGACCTTGTTATTTATGATGCGCCTAAGTTTCTCGACTTTACGGATACGAGTTTCTTAGCCGCTCAAACCGATGGCATTCTCATGGTTGCAGGAGTCGGTAAGACGAGCCAATCGTTGCTCAAGAAAGCGATCGCTCGCATTAATGGATTCAACTTGACCAGTTTGGGGGTTGTTGCTAACCATCTGACTTCAAAATAG